In Eleutherodactylus coqui strain aEleCoq1 chromosome 4, aEleCoq1.hap1, whole genome shotgun sequence, the following are encoded in one genomic region:
- the LOC136626779 gene encoding uncharacterized protein F54H12.2-like, producing the protein MAFIHDGSVECTKSKLDIFTIPPTQTSIEKSLFVEVLPITALTDNTPLEFFISGSGEYYYNLNNTLLHLTCRIVKQHNTAIPDGARVGFINYPVATLFNQVDITLGDRLISQSDNLYSYRAFIETILNYSGQTLASQFTAGLFYKDSAGHHHERTLDGPNLGFAKRAAATQRSKTVELLGPIYGDIFNQPKLILNGLDLKIKLTRNKDSFCLMSADPDGFKVQILHASIFIKRVQVSPAVCIGHSQALLATTAKYTLDRTSLKVFSIAIGSRIATHENLFLGQIPKTVILAFVDNEAFSGSFQKNPLCFHHYSVNHAALYLDGQQIPARPFQPDFEGELAIREYMALVHISGKQRADNSISIDRNGCG; encoded by the coding sequence ATGGCGTTCATACACGACGGTTCTGTAGAGTGCACCAAATCTAAGTTGGATATTTTCACCATACCGCCAACGCAGACCAGtattgaaaaatctttatttgttgaAGTCCTGCCTATCACAGCCCTCACTGACAACACGCCGTTGGAATTTTTCATATCGGGTAGCGGCGAATATTACTACAACTTAAATAACACCCTCCTGCACTTAACCTGTCGTATAGTTAAACAACATAACACAGCCATCCCCGATGGTGCACGTGTGGGCTTTATTAATTACCCCGTAGCTACACTTTTTAACCAAGTGGACATCACATTGGGGGATCGACTAATCTCACAATCCGATAATCTTTATAGCTATAGAGCGTTCATCGAGACAATTTTAAATTATAGTGGTCAAACGCTCGCATCCCAATTTACAGCCGGACTTTTTTACAAGGATTCGGCAGGTCACCACCATGAAAGGACACTCGATGGCCCAAATTTAGGCTTCGCTAAAAGAGCTGCAGCAACACAGCGCTCTAAAACTGTGGAGCTTCTGGGGCCTATTTATGGCGATATATTTAACCAACCGAAGCTTATCTTGAATGGTCTGGATTTAAAGATAAAACTAACAAGGAATAAAGACTCGTTCTGCTTGATGTCAGCAGACCCTGATGGATTTAAAGTTCAAATCCTTCATGCTTCAATTTTCATCAAGAGAGTACAAGTATccccagccgtctgcatagggcaCAGCCAGGCGCTACTAGCAACCACTGCTAAATATACTTTGGATAGGACGAGTCTCAAAGTCTTCAGCATAGCAATCGGAAGCCGTATAGCAACCCAtgaaaatttgttcctgggccagatacctaaaactgtgatattagcctttgtggacaatgaagcctttagcggtAGCTTCCAAAAAAATCCTCTCTGTTTTCACCATTATTCCGTAAACCACGCGGCCTTGTATCTGGATGGTCAACAGATTCCGGCCAGGCCTTTTCAGCCTGATTTTGAGGGTGAATTAGCTATTAGGGAATATATGGCTCTCGTACATATCTCCGGAAAGCAACGAGCAGACAACTCGATTTCGATTGACAGAAATGGATGTGGATAA